In the genome of Megalops cyprinoides isolate fMegCyp1 chromosome 7, fMegCyp1.pri, whole genome shotgun sequence, one region contains:
- the LOC118780263 gene encoding transcription factor HES-5-like, whose translation MAPCSNSTNYISLKLSDKEKHKLRKPVVEKMRRDRINSCIEQLKKLLEKEFHRQDPNAKLEKADVLEMTVSFLKQQLQPQPALSQGDYREGYSQCWRETLHFLSVNSKGDVPLHQLHRYHGVRRASKDLCTTSPALSQQSPAPLQQSTAAKQLLWRPW comes from the exons ATGGCACCTTGCTCCAACAGCACCAACTACATCAGCCTCAAGCTCTCGGATAAAGAAAAGCATAAA CTGAGAAAGCCGGTGGTGGAGAAGATGCGCAGGGATCGCATCAACAGCTGCATCGAGCAGCTCAAGAAACTGCTGGAGAAAGAGTTCCACAGGCAGGACCCCAACGCCAAGCTGGAGAAAGCCGACGTCCTGGAGATGACGGTCAGCTTCctgaagcagcagctgcagccccaGCCAGCGCTCAGCCAGGGGGACTACAGGGAGGGCTACTCCCAGTGCTGGAGGGAGActctgcacttcctgtctgtcaacTCCAAGGGAGACGTGCCCCTCCACCAGCTCCACCGCTACCACGGCGTGCGGAGAGCCAGCAAGGACCTCTGCACAACGTCTCCAGCCCTCTCCCAGCAAAGCCCTGCCCCGCTGCAGCAGAGCACTGCCGCCAAGCAGCTGCTGTGGAGGCCCTGGTAG